Proteins encoded in a region of the Methylosinus trichosporium OB3b genome:
- a CDS encoding DUF3800 domain-containing protein yields MTKRFHLYFDDSGSRRPDHKPNPARTDGMDYFALGGIILAEDDIDALIAMYKAFMERWELNYPLHSTKIRGARGPFGWLRSHPEKAERFLADLENYLLSLPVIGMACVIDRPGYVARYAEKYGGQPWLMCKTAYAILVERSAKYAQRHGGQLEVFFEQAGKAEDTDIKNYTRLMKRDGMPFDKGTSANYGGLTAEDLRGIILGEPRERTKKTPMMQVADLYLYPMVKGGYDPSYGPYRALMNARRIIDAQLTAEELGSLGVKYSCFDGKR; encoded by the coding sequence ATGACCAAACGTTTTCACTTATATTTCGATGATTCGGGCAGCCGCCGACCGGATCATAAACCGAATCCGGCTCGAACGGACGGGATGGACTATTTTGCGTTGGGCGGGATCATCCTCGCCGAGGACGACATCGACGCGCTGATAGCCATGTACAAGGCGTTCATGGAGAGGTGGGAACTCAACTACCCACTCCATTCGACCAAAATTCGGGGAGCACGCGGGCCGTTCGGTTGGCTGAGGAGCCACCCGGAAAAGGCCGAACGGTTCCTCGCCGACCTAGAGAACTACCTGCTTTCGCTGCCGGTCATCGGTATGGCCTGCGTGATTGACCGACCGGGTTACGTGGCCAGGTACGCCGAAAAGTATGGCGGCCAGCCGTGGCTCATGTGCAAGACCGCCTACGCGATCCTTGTGGAGCGCTCGGCGAAATACGCGCAGCGGCACGGCGGACAGTTGGAGGTCTTTTTCGAGCAGGCCGGCAAGGCCGAGGACACCGACATCAAGAACTACACCCGACTCATGAAGCGCGATGGAATGCCTTTCGACAAAGGAACGTCCGCGAATTACGGAGGCTTAACGGCTGAGGATTTGAGAGGGATCATTCTCGGAGAACCCCGGGAACGCACGAAAAAGACGCCGATGATGCAGGTTGCGGACCTCTACCTCTACCCTATGGTGAAAGGAGGTTACGATCCCAGCTATGGGCCGTACAGGGCGCTGATGAACGCCCGCAGGATCATCGACGCGCAGTTGACGGCCGAGGAGCTCGGCTCTCTCGGGGTCAAATACAGTTGTTTCGACGGAAAAAGATAA
- the socA gene encoding type VI toxin-antitoxin system SocA family antitoxin, with translation MTLGRIDPRSVCNLMLDEADRDGTRVTNLALQKLLYFAHARYLIEVRTPLVSGYFEAWQYGPVHPTAYRAFKAAGDRPIDFRAHGQDPLTGQRQQLALPDDTSVYRLIRAVMVSYGRLTPGRLVEISHAKGAPWDYVVGQARDNMAFGLRLSDDVIMERFKHHKVSVGATPLPGEPVEDSPFT, from the coding sequence ATGACCCTTGGCCGAATCGATCCGCGTAGCGTCTGCAACCTCATGCTTGATGAGGCGGATCGGGATGGCACCCGTGTAACCAACTTAGCCCTTCAAAAGCTCCTCTACTTTGCGCATGCCCGATATCTTATTGAAGTGAGGACGCCCCTCGTATCGGGATACTTCGAGGCATGGCAATATGGCCCGGTTCATCCGACCGCCTACCGGGCTTTCAAAGCAGCGGGGGATCGGCCGATTGACTTTCGCGCCCACGGCCAAGACCCTTTGACGGGCCAACGCCAACAGCTAGCTTTGCCTGATGATACCTCTGTGTATCGCTTGATCCGGGCCGTGATGGTGTCTTATGGACGGCTTACGCCCGGCCGCCTCGTCGAAATATCCCACGCCAAGGGGGCGCCGTGGGATTATGTTGTTGGCCAAGCTCGCGATAATATGGCGTTTGGACTGCGACTCAGCGACGATGTGATCATGGAGCGCTTCAAGCATCACAAGGTCAGTGTCGGCGCTACGCCGTTACCGGGAGAGCCCGTTGAAGATTCGCCCTTTACCTGA
- the socB gene encoding type VI toxin-antitoxin system SocB family DNA replication inhibitor toxin: MKIRPLPDLDLARIAPLPSDQKRAALRQMKLGHPPYSYQPMRRSMLDILNVEAGPLGVVSRAPWQQVADQISKVSRSAEEAEANVAVALALYGYATAEGIAGRRHEFFPLAIGVSEKVSLWLPAVIAIGGKPLVPFIDPRRTKKLTSEGRRFAFSVMHERIRAADPDFAEVELGILQFGGNSEDRKTRTPRLFTARDVALFDFEAIDAMVRETYQLWREVLTEREAEARRRGTGTTGPLI, encoded by the coding sequence TTGAAGATTCGCCCTTTACCTGATCTCGACTTGGCCCGTATCGCACCGTTGCCATCGGACCAAAAACGTGCAGCCTTGAGACAGATGAAACTCGGTCATCCGCCGTATTCGTATCAACCGATGCGGCGGTCGATGCTCGATATCTTAAATGTCGAAGCTGGGCCTCTCGGTGTCGTCTCGCGTGCGCCATGGCAGCAGGTGGCCGATCAAATCAGCAAAGTCTCGCGATCAGCTGAGGAAGCAGAGGCGAACGTGGCAGTTGCCCTTGCACTGTATGGATACGCCACGGCTGAGGGTATCGCCGGTCGTCGACATGAGTTCTTTCCGCTGGCAATCGGCGTATCCGAGAAGGTGTCGTTATGGCTGCCCGCCGTTATCGCGATAGGTGGTAAGCCTTTGGTCCCCTTCATCGACCCGCGTAGGACCAAGAAGCTCACCAGCGAAGGTCGCCGGTTCGCGTTCTCAGTCATGCACGAGCGGATACGGGCTGCTGATCCTGACTTTGCTGAAGTCGAGCTCGGCATCCTACAGTTCGGGGGCAATAGCGAAGACCGGAAGACCCGGACACCGAGGCTCTTCACGGCCCGAGATGTGGCCCTCTTTGATTTCGAGGCCATCGACGCCATGGTTCGTGAGACCTATCAACTTTGGCGTGAGGTCTTGACCGAACGGGAAGCCGAAGCCCGCCGCCGCGGAACCGGCACGACTGGCCCCCTGATCTGA
- a CDS encoding tyrosine-type recombinase/integrase, translating to MLDRICERARLADITPHTLRHTFASLAGDLGFSELTIAALLGHASRGVTQRYIHIDEALRMAADRVADEMADILDGRATIARPRRRGTRQSQELPEAADAPPQAAP from the coding sequence GTGCTCGACCGCATCTGCGAGCGCGCTCGCCTCGCCGACATCACGCCGCATACGCTGCGCCACACATTCGCGAGTCTCGCCGGCGACCTCGGCTTTTCCGAGCTGACCATAGCCGCGCTGTTGGGACATGCCTCGCGGGGCGTGACCCAGCGCTATATCCATATCGACGAAGCCCTGCGGATGGCGGCGGATCGCGTAGCCGACGAGATGGCCGACATCCTCGACGGCCGGGCGACGATCGCGCGCCCGCGTCGACGCGGGACGCGCCAATCGCAGGAATTGCCGGAAGCCGCTGACGCGCCGCCGCAGGCGGCGCCTTAA
- a CDS encoding tyrosine-type recombinase/integrase, with protein MASEKLTKRIVDALKAPKPSKVGVKVREHFVWDRELRGFGVQVMPSGLKSFVIHYRTPDGRPRRAVIGRFGLMTVEEARDLAHEKLVAVSKGLDPFAAEAESEGRVTVAELCDWYLADAETGRILGRRRRPIKASTLAMDRSRIDSHIKPLLGRRQVGALKLGDIEAAQADIAAGKTAKARKGSRGGATTGGEGVAARTLSTLHAIFEHAVRVGKIPSNPAKGVRRLASAPRERRLSRAEIERLGKTLRAAAEDGEHPTALAAIRFLLMTGFRRMEGLGVERGWLDEEEGAIRFPDTKSGAQTRVIGQAAIDLLLARPEAKSPFFFPADWGRGISSGSSECSTASASALASPTSRRIRCATHSRVSPATSAFPS; from the coding sequence ATGGCTTCAGAAAAGCTCACAAAGCGGATTGTCGACGCCCTCAAGGCTCCCAAACCTTCGAAGGTTGGGGTCAAGGTTCGGGAGCATTTCGTCTGGGATCGGGAGCTGCGCGGCTTCGGCGTTCAGGTCATGCCGTCCGGCCTCAAGAGCTTCGTCATCCATTACCGCACGCCCGACGGCAGGCCGCGCCGCGCGGTCATCGGCCGGTTCGGCTTGATGACAGTCGAGGAAGCCCGGGATCTCGCGCACGAAAAACTGGTCGCGGTGTCCAAGGGCCTCGACCCTTTCGCCGCAGAAGCGGAGTCCGAAGGACGCGTCACCGTCGCAGAGCTCTGTGACTGGTATCTCGCGGACGCCGAAACCGGTCGCATCCTCGGCCGGCGCCGGCGGCCGATCAAAGCGTCCACCTTGGCGATGGACCGCAGCCGGATCGACTCCCACATCAAGCCCTTGCTCGGACGACGACAGGTCGGCGCCCTGAAGCTCGGAGATATCGAAGCCGCCCAGGCCGACATCGCCGCCGGGAAGACGGCGAAGGCGCGCAAGGGCAGCCGCGGCGGCGCAACTACCGGCGGCGAAGGGGTCGCCGCCCGAACGCTGTCGACGCTGCACGCGATCTTCGAACATGCGGTGCGCGTGGGCAAAATCCCGAGCAATCCGGCCAAGGGCGTTCGCCGGCTCGCCAGCGCGCCCCGTGAACGGCGGCTCAGCCGCGCCGAGATCGAGCGTCTCGGCAAGACGCTGCGCGCCGCCGCCGAGGACGGCGAACATCCGACCGCACTGGCCGCCATCCGCTTCCTTCTGATGACAGGCTTCCGCCGCATGGAAGGACTCGGAGTCGAGCGCGGCTGGCTCGACGAGGAAGAGGGCGCGATCCGATTCCCAGACACGAAGAGCGGCGCGCAGACCCGCGTGATCGGACAGGCCGCAATCGACCTGCTCCTCGCTCGGCCCGAAGCAAAGTCGCCATTCTTCTTTCCGGCCGACTGGGGGAGGGGCATTTCATCGGGGTCGTCCGAGTGCTCGACCGCATCTGCGAGCGCGCTCGCCTCGCCGACATCACGCCGCATACGCTGCGCCACACATTCGCGAGTCTCGCCGGCGACCTCGGCTTTTCCGAGCTGA
- a CDS encoding tyrosine-type recombinase/integrase: MPDFLTRRGSVWHFVRRVPAEFAALDRRGIVRHSTRIRIADDRVGRRAARVAERLNAALEQHWKALAANGAPTGSSRYDEARRRARELGFDYVPNDQLIALPIERILERLEAIVSKGVTQDAGARAALLGTEKPTAFRLSRLFEEYEAATKDETRDMSPDQLRIWRNSRMRAVAQFVKVAGDKLVTEINEGDGIDYTEWWRERVREDDVAVKSANKDIGQLSRMLKDMSIRRRLNLPDIFKGLRLRGEIEKSRQPFDASFIQNRLLTDNGLFGLNEDARLVLYVMMETGLRPSEVVNLRDGTIFLDAPIPYVRVAADGRRLKTEDSARDIPLVGVALAALRKRPHGFPKYRDKATALSATVNKYLTEKSLRPTQDHTVYSLRHSFKDRLVAVEAPDSLIDSLMGHKTYKPKYGRGPSLELKLKFLSQIAFDAPDRPL; the protein is encoded by the coding sequence ATGCCTGATTTTCTCACCCGTCGTGGTTCCGTCTGGCACTTTGTCCGTCGCGTTCCGGCCGAGTTCGCGGCTCTGGATCGCCGTGGCATCGTCCGCCATTCCACCCGTATCCGAATCGCAGATGATCGCGTCGGCCGCCGCGCCGCCCGCGTCGCCGAAAGGCTGAACGCGGCGCTGGAGCAGCATTGGAAGGCGCTGGCCGCGAACGGCGCGCCCACCGGCTCATCCCGCTACGACGAGGCCCGCCGCCGCGCCCGCGAGCTCGGCTTCGACTATGTGCCCAATGACCAATTGATCGCCCTGCCGATCGAACGCATCCTCGAGCGGCTGGAAGCGATTGTTTCAAAGGGAGTCACTCAGGACGCAGGGGCGCGCGCGGCCCTGCTCGGCACCGAAAAGCCAACCGCCTTCCGCCTGTCGCGGCTCTTCGAGGAATATGAGGCCGCGACGAAGGACGAGACGCGCGATATGTCGCCGGATCAGTTGCGGATCTGGCGCAACAGCCGCATGCGCGCCGTCGCCCAGTTCGTGAAAGTCGCCGGCGACAAGTTGGTGACGGAGATCAATGAGGGCGACGGCATCGACTATACGGAATGGTGGCGCGAGCGCGTTCGCGAGGACGACGTCGCCGTGAAGAGCGCCAACAAGGATATCGGCCAGCTGAGCCGCATGCTCAAAGACATGAGCATTCGCCGCCGGCTCAATCTGCCGGATATTTTCAAAGGCTTGCGGCTGCGCGGTGAAATCGAAAAGTCGCGCCAACCCTTCGACGCGTCCTTCATTCAGAATCGTCTGCTCACCGACAATGGGCTTTTCGGGCTGAACGAGGATGCGCGGCTTGTGCTCTATGTGATGATGGAAACCGGCCTGCGCCCATCCGAAGTCGTCAATCTCCGCGACGGCACCATCTTTCTCGACGCGCCCATTCCTTACGTGCGTGTCGCCGCCGACGGCCGCCGCCTGAAAACCGAGGACTCAGCCCGCGACATCCCGCTGGTCGGCGTCGCGCTGGCGGCGCTGCGTAAGCGTCCGCATGGATTTCCGAAATACCGCGACAAAGCGACGGCGCTGTCGGCCACAGTCAACAAATATCTGACCGAGAAGAGTCTGCGCCCGACGCAGGATCACACCGTCTATTCATTGCGCCACAGCTTCAAGGACCGGCTCGTGGCGGTCGAGGCGCCGGACAGCCTGATCGACAGCCTGATGGGCCATAAGACCTACAAGCCCAAATATGGGCGTGGGCCATCGCTGGAACTGAAGCTCAAATTCCTGTCGCAAATCGCCTTCGACGCGCCCGACCGACCGCTGTAA
- a CDS encoding tyrosine-type recombinase/integrase produces the protein MKQNTQKCSTAPGDAAMKAHVHPAPEATALYALSGARKYLNADERRAVLDEIDTLPLDRRLFALTLFWTGARISEVLALRGLSFQPSRGVVAIHTLKRRRRAIRELPVPPSLVIALDRRFNLAALGDALLWPWCRTTGWRIIRGVMDAARLSGPAASPRGLRHGFAIDALRHAVPLTLLQKWMGHARLATTAIYADASGPEERAFAQQLWVEASSRRAARPLHYNPRRSQP, from the coding sequence GTGAAACAGAATACGCAGAAATGTTCAACAGCGCCCGGTGATGCCGCCATGAAAGCGCACGTCCATCCCGCGCCTGAGGCGACAGCGCTCTACGCGCTCTCCGGCGCGCGCAAATACCTCAACGCTGACGAGCGCCGCGCGGTCCTCGATGAGATCGACACGCTTCCCCTTGACCGTCGGCTCTTCGCGCTGACCCTCTTCTGGACGGGGGCGCGCATCAGCGAGGTGCTGGCCTTGCGCGGCCTCTCCTTCCAGCCCTCGCGCGGCGTTGTCGCCATTCACACGCTCAAACGCAGGCGGCGCGCCATCCGCGAGCTCCCCGTTCCGCCTTCGCTCGTCATTGCCCTTGATCGCCGCTTCAATCTTGCTGCGCTCGGGGATGCCCTGCTTTGGCCGTGGTGCCGCACCACGGGCTGGCGGATCATTCGCGGCGTCATGGACGCCGCTCGCCTTTCAGGCCCCGCCGCCTCGCCACGGGGCTTACGTCACGGCTTTGCCATCGACGCGCTGCGCCACGCTGTCCCGCTCACCCTTCTGCAAAAATGGATGGGACATGCGCGGCTGGCGACCACCGCCATTTACGCCGACGCCAGCGGCCCCGAGGAGCGCGCCTTTGCGCAACAGCTGTGGGTGGAGGCGAGTAGCCGCCGGGCAGCGCGGCCCCTTCATTACAACCCAAGGAGATCCCAGCCATGA